Sequence from the Metopolophium dirhodum isolate CAU chromosome 2, ASM1992520v1, whole genome shotgun sequence genome:
tgatcattttagaaattattttgtggttgcAAGTCGAATGGTTAGACCGGGTCAAGTGTACAAAGTATCAGTTACTGTTTATAAAGCCAAACAACCAATTTCCGTTAGAGCTTCAATTCAAAGAAATGGAGTTGAATTAGCTTCTGACTTAAGTGTTATCAAAGAAGGAATTCaagaaacattattattattggttagaATCAATATTTAGATtagtttcttaaatatttaaataaaatacgatcTGCTACATATATGTGTTGCTAAATTTAGGTTCCAGCTACAAGTGTTACTGGTGATTATAAACTAAGAGTAGAGGGCTTATACGATGGCATCATTGGTGGATATGCATTTAATAATGAAACTCGACTAAATTTTTCACAACGATCtatgacaatatttatacaaactGATAAACCAATATATAAACAATCTGATATTGGTATGTATATTTTGAATGAATACCAAACATTTTAGATGaagatgatataaataaaaataaatattattaattttagtttatttccGAGCAATTCCAATTAATACAGAATTAAAAGCTTTTGACAATCCTGTTGATGTATACATCTTAGATCCAAATCGCTATATTATGAGGCGTTGGCTTTCAAgacaagtatatatttatttatataaatgttagtaactacctacatttttctattaaaaaaacaaaatatttttacagtctAATTTTGGATGTGtaagtttaaattatgaaatgtcTGATCAGCCTGTATTTGGAGAATGGACCATTCAGGTAGTAGCTCAGGGGCAGATTGAAGAAGCTACATTTTTAGTAGAAGAATATTATCAAACTCGTTTTGAGGtatatttcatttgttttattcattaatacttatttatttaattattaatgtatgtattacATGATTAATTAGGTCAATGTTACAATGGCTGCATATTTTCTTGATTCGGATAAATATTTGAGTGGCTATGTAATGGCAAATTACACTAGTGGTGGACCTGTAAGAGGAAATCTAACTTTAAAAGCAACCATACGACCACTCAAAAATgggtttaaaaattatgatggtcctataattgaaaaatatttgagttttgTAAGTTAAATGAACTGTATAAGAGTTATTTGaatgctaatataattataattacttatatgtTTCCTTTAGGACGAAGCACATCCTTCTTGGTATCCTAAACAATCTGAATATTCAAGAATAAATCAAGTACCACATTTACAATGGGTTAGTGGTTTTTAATTTCCACATTAGTGTAGtaaacttaaatacattttataaacttcaatgttcataattttaattaacataacattttttagttaaaagattatttaaatatttttattttcagttttatgGTGTTTATAAGTTCAGATATCCTTTAAGTGAGTTGCAACAATTAGTTTCTTCCTTAGAAGAGACTGAGGTAACTATAACAGCCACAGTTGGAGAAAGATACTTAAATGAAATTATAGAAGGTTATTCAACTGCAAGATTTTTTAACTCTTCGGTTAGAGTTGCATTTTTGGGTGGTTCACCACAAGTTTTTAAACCTGCCATGCCATTTTCgatttatgtaagtataataattaataattaatataattgttacttacatatttatcattattgtaatttaGGTACTCGTGTAGTATGATACCTATCTTTATTTTGTTGATGTAATATGCTACCTACTCACTGAAAAAGTTTACGGGTGTTCACTATTTTTACATACCTAGCTACTGATTTATGACAATTTGATTAATGTATTGCTAATGATCATAAttgacatatattttaatatgttatacagtCGACTCTCCGTAACTTAAACCTTGATAGCTTAAAATTCTCCAtatcgaacaaataaaattttcctTCAAATAACACTAACACTTAAAAGAGcacaaaacacaaaaaacaagtttttttaatttgaaagaatTTTCAATTCTAAGAATAATGGTATAGGTTTTACGTTTCTTCTCACATTATTCAATAAGTTATGAGCAATTGAAAAAAGATGCGTGACATCATTGGGCCCGGCTCATTGTAATTGCCTATCATATACATGTAAAAGTTTTTTGCTTCGCACAACAATTTACCAACcggaaaattttatttttgaaatttagtttacatataaatgtgtgattttatgtgtttaagacAATACaagtatcataatatcaatacaacgtttagatttttaaatattaaaaatcttaaaaaatacatttttaatttttatttaaatggccGTATAACGCAGGCTAATAACCTTGCAGTTGATGcctttaaaaataagtaaaaaaaaaaaaatatataacaataggtATGTGATATTTTCTGGTAGGTTGCATACTACATGCATACAGTTTTTTGGTAGGTAGCATAATACACGAATgccgtaatttatttttaataacatgttataaatataattaattagattACAGTTTCTCATCATGATGGATCGCCATTAGATAGATACAGGTTGTTGCTTGGTCGTTTAGATATGTCTGCTGAAGTTGTGATGAAATCTGGCGGACGAAGAACTATTGATACAAGAGCACTAAAAATGTCAACAGATCATGAAGGAGTATttgaaatgaaattatatttacgtaCAGAATTAGGTAAGTTTTGTATAAAtggaaatgtattaaaaatattaaaaataaaatcacataaaaaacatattctatttaatcattatttaggTCTTGAAAATGATAAACGTGCTTCAGAAGTATTAAAAGATATTgaatcaatgaaaatatatggATCATTTAAAGACATGTATGGTGAAAGATCAACTTCAGAATTACTTTTACTTACTCATTATTCACCTAGCCAACATCACCTTAAAGTTTGGACTTCAACTAAAGACGccaaggtattattataattttttatttataatctatactataaattatttttttagctcTATTCATAACAGCAGTTTGGTTgccattaatgtatttttaagtttttttaatcatcacttttttataaataatttaaattattaataaaaaggaaaaacacaataaataattgatttttttaatgtgcTTATAGCAATATATGTGATTTATAAGGTTATATGATAGTGGTTAATTCCCTCTAACTTAACATAACCTGttaagagtgaattgactttccgtaagacggatacaacacatgtgggtgtagAGTGTAGGCGTATGAAGAACctctttaaacataaaataataaatgcatattagtAAAAGTAGCaccaaaactataaaaatagcaCTGAAAATCTTAAATGCTTAAATtgtactaaacataatatatttttattctacgaaaaaatgagtaaattctATAGTATAGAGCCCTGagcataacatttaaattaaattaaatacaataatttttggaCGGAAGTGAAAGAATGAGACATTTTTATCAGTTTCATTAtccatactatttttttattttatttcatataatattttttattcatttataggtTGGACAGTTTATAGTGTTCCATGTACAAAGCAATTACTATTTGGAATCATTTGATTATATAATGCTATCAAAAggtttgatattattaactGGACAAGAAGTTACTCATGCTTCAACAATCCGAACATTTGCTGTTACTTTATCAGCTGAAATGGCACCAGCTGCTACTATTCTTGTGTATCATGTTGGTAAATTTGGGGATGTAGTTGCGGATAGTTTAACTTTCCCTGTAAATGGAATATCAAGAAATAATGTAAgtcataacaaaaatataaataaaataaccaataagtTGTGAACTAGTATTCACACCCAATTCGTTTTTATGTGTAAACATCTAAACTCTTTTTATGTGAAATgggttgtatattatttgaacaaaattgaaaaatatgctatattttaatatttctattaattacaatagtaatataatctgTAATCAAAGCCAactatataaatgaaaaaatatatgcattttgtgAGCCAAAATTAAATTCATGTGTGAACCCCATATAGCAGCATATAGGGGTTGAAAAATAGgctcaatgtatttattaacatgTTGATGGTCACGACTGCTATGGCATTACACCAAATTCTATCAATTTAGCGTCACTTTGAATTGGTCAATGCTATGGCATTTATGGTTGGTATACTATGACTTAAAAAAACATGACTGCTATAACATTGTGTGACCGTCAATGTGTAatgataacttttattgaaattggGCAAGAAGTTCCTAAGATTTGCCGTTATCAACTTGGGTTTATTATGGTATTGTGTTTTTGTTTGCTTGCACAAAATTAATACAGCCATACATTTTCTGGGAAGGTGTCTATAgatgtttatatacctacctttttatgtgcattaaatatctaaatattatattaaaagtatatatatttattacatagttAAACATTTGtagtttatgaatataatattgtatacatttaaaaatactaatcaaAGGTTTTTTGTGTACTACTAAAAGTTTTTACTTTACAGTTCACTGTTTTTATTAACGATCGTAAAAGCAGAAGTGGAAAAAAGGTTGAAGTAGCAATATATGGTGAACCAGGAGCTTATGTTGGATTATCTAGTTTGGATTATCCATTCTATGGTCTACAAGCAGGGAATGAATTAACATATGCAAAAGTAAAGTTTTTGATATGTTTTCAAAgtgaatttttgaattaacttaTTTATTGTAACTTAGATTTTGACTAAAATGGAAAGGTTTGATGAGGATACAAATGGTACAATTATGCACACATGGCTTTCTCATGAAGGTTCTCCTGATGAAATAGTTTATTTTCCATCATCGACTTTTGGAATAGATGCTAACCGGACATTTGAGTTAgtaaactatcaaaaaaaaaaaaaaaaatccatgcaTAACCATAGATTAAATAGCACTATAAATATGCAATCAATGCAATCATTATTTCAATTTGGATTTGTCTTACTAGTGGCGCAAATGGCAAGAGGTGGCAGGAAACAAGTATCTATCCTTCTCCTGCCACCATTAGTGGCACCATTAGTGGTGTACTAATGACTAGTGAGTCAAATCCAAACTAAGATAACGATTGATAAATGGTTACATTGGCATTGCCTATCTATggtgttatttaattaatggtATAACTTATTAgctttatgtattttatatacttacaaaaatgtttcattGAAAATCTAttctatttataatacttttttattagatttgCTGGTGTAGTTGTATTTACTGATGTTATTCTACCGCGACGAATGACTTTATGTAACAAAACTCTAGGATATGCTGAATGTCTTAGTGGACGATGTTACTTGGCTAATAGAAAATGTGATGGACATATTGATTGCGATGATGGCACTGATGAAGCtctatgtaaatttataatatttaaatatttaaaataactataatatattatgatctagTATAAATGCAGTGTATTGCCAgactattcaatttttttctttcaaaaatgtatgtattaacttGTAAAGCACTAAATCCAAGGTTGAAAATGTATTCACATTTTACaacaattcaatttttactttttagtatttACCAACATTtaagttaaaccaaaaaaaaaccttacatttttctattgataaaattgtttactcatttatttttatgttttagttttaattattatgttttttaatgccAAATTTGACAGAACAATCAAATGTTAACCATTATACTTaagttatataacatattttgtgcaAGTTAAAAATTTGCATTGACTCAAAACTAGGAGTAGGAAAATCTCCCACCCTAGGAAGTCTTCTCGTTTGCAGTTATTAcgcaataaaaatttaaaaacatactaatgaaaaaaaattattttttctgagGAAAAGTCAATTGTTTTccagttattttgttgtaactttaatagtaaattatgatAGTCAAAATCTGATTGTTTCATcatacccaatataaaaacataataatttaataataaaaaaaaatatgttgacatTTCTATTTGGGCCaccacaatttttttcaaatttttccggttttttgttgtttaacaacttattgataaattattattgttattaaacagCAATTATTCTATAATTCTTATAATACTCAGGTCCCGGATACTCTAATCATTTTTGTTTCACTATTTCTAACTTcctatattacttttttttaaattaaaactatgtttttattcatttattttcgtaaaacattttattttatttagaagtACAATAGTTTAAGTATTATGCATATATCTAAGTATATATCCCTAaggtaatttgaaattatagagTACCtgtttttttgcatttaaaatttttttaactacaatttaggtaaaaatattatatttagtttttgtatataatttaatgtaattttttattcctATATGTATTAGGTCCATTGTATAATCGTACAGAATTCAATAATTTTCGAAAGTTCCGTTACAATCATTTACAAAGACATTATGATAATGTATGGATGTGGCGAGATATTAATATTGGACCTCATGGACGGTTCATATTTGATTTAGATGTTCCTTATCGACCTGCAAATTGGATGATAACTGCATTCAGTTTAAGTCCTACAAAAGGTTTTGGCATGATTAAAAAGCCCATTGAAGTaagtaaatgttttataattgaatacaaatattattatttttaaataatccatTTTTCAGTATGTTGGGGTATTaccattttttatgaatgttgAAATGCCTACACATTGTAAAGAAGGTGAACAGATTGGAATTCGTGTCACTGTTTTTAACAACCAGTGCAATAGTGTTGAAGCTGTAGTTATATTATTGGGTTCAGAATCATATAAATTTGTTCATGTTGAAGAAGATGGAATAGTATGAAAtaccatataaaatatagtatactattatatgcttattttgtaactttatttttattttctaaggTAAACTCATACAATCCTAGAACATCTCACGGTAATCaacaaatttttgtttatattaaagcACAAGATGCAGAAACTGTTTACCTACCTGTGGTACCTACAAAACTTGGTgatattactataactattgaGGCTACTTCACTAATAGCTAGTGATCGAGTGACTAGAAATTTACATGTTGATGTATGTTCATTTTTTAAgtgttaatatttatcatttatttttgtatctaaaAATACAATTCTATCATTTTTGTAGTCTGATGGAGTGCCTCAGTACAGACATCAGTCAATGATCTTGGATCTTAGTAACAGAGCTTATGTTTTCCAATATTTGCATGTAAATGTAACTGAAACTCCAATTATTCCATACAGTATAGATCGTTACTATGTATATGGGTCAAACAAAGCTCATCTTTCATTAGTTGGAGATGTCGTTGGACCAATTTTCCCTACAATGCCTGTTAATGCAACATCTTTGCTTAATTTACCCATGGTAATATTTACCATTAAAATAGTATTCAGTACCTATTGGTtagattgtttaattttaatttttaattatcaggATGCTGCTGAACAAACAATGTTTAGTTTTGCAgctaatttatatacaacaatatatatgaGATTTTCAAATCAACGAGATAGAACACTGGAGAAGCAATCGTTCTACCATTTAAATATTGGATATCAGCGTATGTTATCGTTTATGAACAAAGATGGATCATTTAGTCTTTTCAGGAGTGATTGGTATGATTTTTCTcttgtgattatttttttttttctaatattaaagttataattttaggaATATGTCTTATCCAAGTGTGTGGTTGACTTCATATTGTGCTAGAGTGTTCCAGGAAGCAAACTTTTATGAGTGggaaaatttcatatttattgatCCACAggtaattaatacatatttcttaataaaataatattttaaatattaatagattaaaattaaattattaaacaactaGGTAATTTCAAAAGCTTTAATGTGGGTGCTGAAACATCAAACTGAAGAAGGTTCATTTTATGATGTGACATGGTTTCCTGACCGTAAAGTTAATAGTACAATGCACAGATCAATTTTGTTTGGAACAAATAGGCAACAGAGATTTACAAATATATCATTAACTGCACAAGTTCTCATAACATTAACAAATGCAAAAGATTTATCAGGGGttggttaatatttaatttatatttctgtataatttaattcatatgtataattgtattttatgataggGTCTAGGTTCCAAATTGGCTCAAGGTGAAAGTCGAGCTGTAaagtatttagaaaaaaatatgaatttattaaatatgacCGGTGAACCGTATGAAATCGCACTCGTTACTTATGCATTAATGTTGACTAAGTCATCATTTGCTGAATATGCATTCACTCTATTATCTAGACATGCTAGGAGAGAGGGtatgttttgtgtttttttttatttatatatggtGTTTTAGagaattttacttaaatattattgtaggtggATTGATGTATTGGGGTAAAGAATTTGTACCATCACCACCAACAAAAATGGAAAatcaaaaaccatttttattacCACGTCTGCCTTATAAATTTGACTCAATTAATATAGAAACAACAGCATATGCTTTACTTGTCTATGTTGCAAGAAAAGAACCTTATATTGATGATGTTGTTAAGTGGTTGAATTCTCAAAGACTTACTGATGGTGGTTGGGCCTCCACACAAGATACGGCTATTGCCATGAAAGCTCTAATTGAATATACAAATAGAAACAGACTTCGAGATGTATTTACATTGACTGTTACGGTTGAAGCTACAGCTctttcaggaaaaacaaaaatattgaaagttAACAGTGAAAATATTGCTCAGTTACAAAAAATAGAGGTTATGAGAGCTAAATGTTTCCCTctggtgttaaattaaaattttttacttttattttagattccacAAGCTTGGGGTACTGTCAAAGTGCA
This genomic interval carries:
- the LOC132939024 gene encoding CD109 antigen, whose product is MMSIYMILILILKLCLGQDYPLPTYKVSQENDYSRTTKSQNDKLFNNLYDWKNNYDNNIIIPDANYFVVASRMVRPGQVYKVSVTVYKAKQPISVRASIQRNGVELASDLSVIKEGIQETLLLLVPATSVTGDYKLRVEGLYDGIIGGYAFNNETRLNFSQRSMTIFIQTDKPIYKQSDIVYFRAIPINTELKAFDNPVDVYILDPNRYIMRRWLSRQSNFGCVSLNYEMSDQPVFGEWTIQVVAQGQIEEATFLVEEYYQTRFEVNVTMAAYFLDSDKYLSGYVMANYTSGGPVRGNLTLKATIRPLKNGFKNYDGPIIEKYLSFDEAHPSWYPKQSEYSRINQVPHLQWFYGVYKFRYPLSELQQLVSSLEETEVTITATVGERYLNEIIEGYSTARFFNSSVRVAFLGGSPQVFKPAMPFSIYITVSHHDGSPLDRYRLLLGRLDMSAEVVMKSGGRRTIDTRALKMSTDHEGVFEMKLYLRTELGLENDKRASEVLKDIESMKIYGSFKDMYGERSTSELLLLTHYSPSQHHLKVWTSTKDAKVGQFIVFHVQSNYYLESFDYIMLSKGLILLTGQEVTHASTIRTFAVTLSAEMAPAATILVYHVGKFGDVVADSLTFPVNGISRNNFTVFINDRKSRSGKKVEVAIYGEPGAYVGLSSLDYPFYGLQAGNELTYAKILTKMERFDEDTNGTIMHTWLSHEGSPDEIVYFPSSTFGIDANRTFEFAGVVVFTDVILPRRMTLCNKTLGYAECLSGRCYLANRKCDGHIDCDDGTDEALCPLYNRTEFNNFRKFRYNHLQRHYDNVWMWRDINIGPHGRFIFDLDVPYRPANWMITAFSLSPTKGFGMIKKPIEYVGVLPFFMNVEMPTHCKEGEQIGIRVTVFNNQCNSVEAVVILLGSESYKFVHVEEDGIVNSYNPRTSHGNQQIFVYIKAQDAETVYLPVVPTKLGDITITIEATSLIASDRVTRNLHVDSDGVPQYRHQSMILDLSNRAYVFQYLHVNVTETPIIPYSIDRYYVYGSNKAHLSLVGDVVGPIFPTMPVNATSLLNLPMDAAEQTMFSFAANLYTTIYMRFSNQRDRTLEKQSFYHLNIGYQRMLSFMNKDGSFSLFRSDWNMSYPSVWLTSYCARVFQEANFYEWENFIFIDPQVISKALMWVLKHQTEEGSFYDVTWFPDRKVNSTMHRSILFGTNRQQRFTNISLTAQVLITLTNAKDLSGGLGSKLAQGESRAVKYLEKNMNLLNMTGEPYEIALVTYALMLTKSSFAEYAFTLLSRHARREGGLMYWGKEFVPSPPTKMENQKPFLLPRLPYKFDSINIETTAYALLVYVARKEPYIDDVVKWLNSQRLTDGGWASTQDTAIAMKALIEYTNRNRLRDVFTLTVTVEATALSGKTKILKVNSENIAQLQKIEIPQAWGTVKVQAKGSGYAILQMSVQYNVDVAKFQTTPPEQAFGIITRADFHGRNQSHITYRSCQKWTYIDESPRSGLAVLDVAIPTGYIVQQQNLDAYVLQRTVPNLQRARFFPGKLLFYFDYLDESETCVKFTVERWYPVANMSRYLPVRVYDYYAPERFNETIFDALPTYLLNICEVCGSSQCPYCPIFNNAVQLSIPLKYISIATIIVISIYNNLIT